One window of Atribacter laminatus genomic DNA carries:
- a CDS encoding 4Fe-4S dicluster domain-containing protein, with amino-acid sequence MNSGKVTKNDLIQWLRTHQKNFLVTEKVAHHQPELLCDQSKEIKNIKEALFLPWDKLFNYHWENQQWNVENIQPSASPRFLMALPCEARAIYEVLDRVFLQPSETESGYAARRQGLKMVIIGCINPEPTCFCHLVGGNPYWTHPDALFILPFHDEYYLETNQSEQFDIMKKGTTLNKSEKEEIEVLRKQMKEKTNQEKLPEEVPQGLYDLFEDQEWEDLSWKCLNCGACTYLCPTCQCFDMNAEGRLKGFQLKTWDSCMFPKFTLHASGHNPRPTFKERVRQRVLHKFSYFPLREEGRYGCVGCGKCIEICPVNWNIREAVERMVKKIGNRS; translated from the coding sequence ATGAATTCCGGAAAAGTGACCAAAAATGATCTCATTCAGTGGCTAAGAACCCATCAAAAAAACTTTTTAGTCACCGAAAAGGTGGCTCATCACCAACCAGAGCTTTTATGCGATCAATCAAAAGAAATAAAAAATATTAAAGAAGCCCTTTTCCTCCCCTGGGACAAACTTTTCAATTATCATTGGGAAAATCAACAATGGAATGTTGAGAATATCCAGCCATCAGCTTCACCCCGATTCCTGATGGCTCTTCCCTGTGAAGCCCGAGCCATATATGAAGTTCTTGATCGAGTCTTTCTCCAACCATCAGAAACCGAAAGTGGATATGCAGCTCGTCGCCAAGGACTAAAAATGGTCATCATAGGATGTATAAATCCCGAACCGACCTGTTTTTGCCACTTAGTGGGTGGAAATCCTTATTGGACCCATCCCGATGCTCTCTTTATTCTTCCCTTTCATGATGAATATTATCTTGAAACCAACCAATCAGAGCAATTTGATATCATGAAAAAAGGAACTACACTGAATAAATCTGAGAAGGAAGAAATCGAAGTTTTACGAAAACAGATGAAAGAGAAAACCAATCAGGAGAAGCTTCCTGAAGAGGTCCCTCAGGGACTTTATGACCTCTTTGAAGACCAAGAATGGGAAGATTTGAGTTGGAAGTGCTTGAATTGTGGAGCCTGTACTTATCTCTGTCCAACCTGTCAGTGCTTTGATATGAATGCTGAAGGACGTTTAAAGGGTTTTCAACTTAAAACCTGGGATTCATGTATGTTTCCCAAGTTCACCCTTCATGCCTCGGGACATAATCCCCGACCTACTTTCAAAGAAAGAGTCCGACAGAGAGTTCTCCATAAGTTTTCTTATTTTCCTCTTCGAGAGGAAGGACGCTACGGATGTGTTGGTTGTGGAAAATGCATCGAAATTTGTCCGGTGAACTGGAACATTCGGGAAGCCGTTGAAAGGATGGTAAAAAAAATTGGCAATCGATCTTGA
- a CDS encoding FAD/NAD(P)-binding protein produces the protein MAIDLENKNIYLPRLFRIMEIIPETSDIKTFRLDLEGENSSHLPGQFAELFVPGVGEAPISITSSPTQKGILEFSIKRTGLVTSAIHRLNSNDRLGIRGPYGNTFPISDLTGQNLLFIAGGIGLAPLRSLINYVLDTEKRNQFKKVIILYGARSPQDLVFKWELKKWQMRDDITFLLTVDRGDDQWKSTVGLVPNVLKENIQVNPLEWKSIICGPPIMIKFTIKALLEMGFQPPDIITTLEMRMKCGLGKCGRCNIGPYYVCKDGPVFTYQQLQNIPEEY, from the coding sequence TTGGCAATCGATCTTGAAAATAAAAACATTTATCTTCCACGTCTCTTTCGAATTATGGAAATCATCCCGGAGACTTCCGACATCAAAACCTTTCGTCTTGACTTAGAAGGTGAAAATTCTTCCCATCTCCCTGGGCAATTTGCTGAACTTTTTGTACCAGGGGTAGGAGAAGCCCCAATTTCCATCACGTCCTCACCAACCCAAAAAGGGATTCTGGAATTTAGCATTAAAAGAACTGGCTTGGTAACCTCTGCCATTCATCGCCTTAATTCCAACGATCGTTTGGGTATCCGAGGTCCTTATGGGAATACTTTTCCCATTTCGGACCTCACCGGACAAAACCTGCTCTTCATTGCCGGTGGCATCGGATTAGCACCGCTTCGTTCTTTAATAAACTACGTTTTAGATACCGAAAAACGAAATCAATTTAAAAAAGTAATCATTCTTTATGGAGCACGTTCACCACAGGATCTGGTTTTTAAATGGGAACTCAAAAAATGGCAAATGCGAGATGACATTACCTTTTTACTTACCGTTGACCGAGGAGATGACCAATGGAAGAGTACGGTTGGTTTGGTTCCTAATGTACTTAAGGAAAACATTCAGGTGAATCCTTTAGAGTGGAAGTCCATCATCTGTGGCCCTCCGATTATGATTAAATTTACTATCAAGGCGTTATTGGAAATGGGTTTTCAACCTCCCGATATTATTACCACACTGGAAATGAGAATGAAATGTGGATTGGGAAAATGTGGTCGATGCAATATCGGACCCTATTATGTCTGTAAAGACGGTCCGGTATTTACCTACCAGCAACTCCAGAATATACCAGAAGAGTATTGA
- a CDS encoding bifunctional folylpolyglutamate synthase/dihydrofolate synthase, with the protein MNFQESIQALYSLINYEKTDFSYSDLKLDRMREFMTLLEHPDIHSPVILVAGTKGKGSTCYYLERILASQQKKCGLYIKPHLLTFRERLRFNGELIQPEELARLVTEIFPIIDHMEKYSLYGKPTYFEVSVALAFQYFKKRNADYSIMEVGLGGRLDATNVANPILTVITPISYDHTEILGETIPQIAREKAGILRPHIPLILGLQEKKQAKNTILQIAENLRVPVLPLEENYSYRIHNRSEKGSVFELQSKSGREGIFSLPLLGDQQVENFLTALLSAEHLGYSPSNQQLQNLLNEAVWPGRIQIIHSSPMTVFDVAHNQASFATLCHTLRDYLGIRKAVFLLGFLNGKDFPGIAQELSQIDSQVILTTPFNPKAAFPADIVHFFALHIPHYEVINDPYQAFKRALQYANEFHLPLVIAGSFYLAKLLSDKLNVTLSKEEVEL; encoded by the coding sequence ATGAATTTCCAAGAAAGCATTCAAGCTCTCTATTCCTTAATTAATTATGAAAAAACTGATTTTTCTTATTCTGACCTCAAGCTCGATCGGATGAGAGAATTCATGACTCTCCTTGAACACCCCGATATCCATTCACCGGTAATATTGGTTGCTGGCACCAAAGGAAAGGGAAGCACTTGTTATTATTTGGAACGAATTTTAGCGTCTCAGCAAAAGAAATGCGGATTGTATATTAAACCGCATCTTCTTACCTTTCGAGAACGTTTGCGATTTAATGGAGAACTCATACAACCAGAAGAGTTAGCTCGGTTGGTAACAGAAATTTTTCCTATTATTGACCATATGGAAAAATATTCACTTTATGGAAAGCCTACTTATTTCGAAGTTTCGGTTGCCCTGGCTTTCCAATACTTTAAAAAAAGAAATGCCGATTATTCGATCATGGAAGTCGGTTTAGGAGGTCGTTTAGATGCGACCAATGTAGCCAATCCAATCCTTACCGTTATCACCCCGATAAGCTATGACCATACTGAAATTTTAGGAGAAACCATCCCTCAAATTGCTCGAGAAAAAGCTGGAATTCTCCGTCCTCATATTCCTCTGATTTTAGGATTACAGGAAAAAAAACAAGCCAAGAATACCATATTACAAATTGCTGAAAACCTCCGGGTTCCAGTATTACCTCTTGAGGAGAATTACTCATACCGAATTCACAACCGGAGTGAAAAAGGATCAGTTTTTGAGTTGCAATCAAAGTCTGGTCGAGAAGGGATTTTTTCACTACCGCTGTTAGGTGATCAACAGGTTGAAAATTTTCTCACTGCCTTGCTTAGTGCCGAGCATTTAGGGTATTCACCATCCAATCAACAGCTCCAAAACCTTCTCAATGAAGCAGTTTGGCCCGGTCGAATTCAAATAATTCATTCATCACCCATGACAGTATTTGATGTCGCCCATAACCAGGCTTCATTTGCCACATTATGCCATACCTTAAGAGATTATTTGGGGATAAGAAAAGCTGTCTTCCTTTTAGGTTTTTTAAATGGAAAAGACTTTCCAGGAATTGCTCAAGAACTTTCTCAAATTGACTCTCAAGTCATTTTAACCACACCTTTTAATCCGAAAGCCGCTTTTCCAGCTGATATTGTTCATTTCTTTGCACTTCATATTCCTCATTATGAAGTTATCAATGATCCCTACCAAGCTTTTAAGAGAGCCCTTCAATATGCTAATGAATTTCACTTGCCCTTAGTTATAGCTGGATCATTTTATTTAGCAAAATTATTAAGTGATAAACTCAACGTAACCCTTTCGAAAGAGGAGGTGGAATTATGA
- a CDS encoding dihydropteroate synthase, with amino-acid sequence MIIVAERINATRKSIREALEKKDREFFVHEAQKQEKAGAAFIDVNAGTEATKEVADLKWLVGSIQDDVEIPLCLDSANDQALEEALTVYNKKEVMINSFTAEENRIKALLPIVKKYDALVVGLAMGEGGIPQSVEERMKLVETLVKAVDEYSIPREHLFIDPLVVPIGTDQNQGRLFLETLQAIPQTYPGVRTVCGLSNISFGMPNRRLINRSFLALSIGFGLHAAIIDPLDDKLMGILFASEALMGRDEYCMNYLTAFRAGRLNE; translated from the coding sequence ATGATCATAGTCGCCGAAAGAATCAACGCTACCCGAAAATCCATCCGGGAAGCACTGGAGAAAAAGGATCGGGAGTTTTTTGTTCATGAAGCTCAAAAGCAAGAAAAAGCCGGAGCAGCTTTTATTGATGTCAATGCTGGCACCGAAGCCACTAAGGAAGTTGCTGATCTGAAATGGCTGGTCGGGTCTATTCAAGATGACGTTGAAATTCCATTATGCTTAGATTCCGCTAATGATCAAGCTTTAGAGGAAGCCCTCACCGTCTATAACAAAAAAGAGGTAATGATTAACTCATTCACCGCTGAAGAAAATCGAATCAAAGCCTTGCTTCCAATTGTGAAGAAATACGATGCTTTGGTTGTTGGGTTGGCGATGGGTGAGGGAGGAATCCCGCAGTCGGTTGAAGAACGAATGAAATTAGTAGAGACTTTAGTTAAAGCCGTTGATGAATATTCTATTCCACGAGAGCATCTTTTTATCGATCCACTGGTAGTACCAATCGGTACCGATCAAAATCAGGGGAGATTGTTTTTAGAAACCCTCCAGGCAATCCCACAAACCTATCCTGGAGTGAGAACCGTCTGTGGTCTCAGTAATATTTCCTTTGGAATGCCTAATCGTCGCCTTATCAATCGCTCCTTTTTAGCGTTGAGTATAGGTTTTGGCCTTCACGCCGCAATTATTGATCCTTTGGATGATAAACTCATGGGTATACTTTTTGCGAGCGAGGCTTTGATGGGCCGCGATGAATATTGCATGAACTACCTCACTGCTTTCCGAGCTGGCCGCTTAAACGAGTAA
- the purS gene encoding phosphoribosylformylglycinamidine synthase subunit PurS, producing MRFRGKIVITLKPGVFDPQGVTIKSALHSLGYQETDEVKTGKYFEINLDSNNLDTAQKRLEEMCDQLLANPVIENFHFTVEPSDN from the coding sequence ATGAGGTTCAGAGGAAAAATTGTTATCACCTTGAAGCCAGGGGTTTTTGATCCACAAGGAGTAACCATTAAAAGTGCACTCCATTCCCTTGGATACCAAGAAACTGACGAGGTTAAAACTGGGAAGTATTTCGAAATCAATCTTGATTCAAACAACCTGGATACCGCTCAAAAACGTTTGGAAGAGATGTGTGACCAATTGCTGGCTAATCCGGTAATTGAAAATTTTCACTTCACCGTCGAACCCTCTGATAACTAA
- the purQ gene encoding phosphoribosylformylglycinamidine synthase subunit PurQ, which translates to MKFGIVVFPGSNCDYDCQHVLSVVLGQETEMLWHESHDLKECDCIVLPGGFSYGDYLRTGAIARFSPVMESIRNFIESGGLVVGICNGFQILVESQLLPGALLPNQKGHFICRHVHLRVENTDTPFTRLFYPGEVISIPIAHHQGNYFIPHSSLSNLQKNRQIIFRYCDMNGQINHGTNPNGSIDSIAGIISSSQNVLGMMPHPERSSEAVLGSHDGKRIFLSIIQWWEENHHARQ; encoded by the coding sequence ATGAAATTTGGTATAGTGGTTTTTCCTGGGTCTAATTGCGATTATGATTGTCAACACGTCCTTTCCGTAGTTCTCGGCCAAGAAACAGAAATGCTTTGGCATGAAAGCCATGACCTTAAAGAATGCGATTGTATTGTCCTTCCTGGAGGGTTTAGCTATGGCGATTATTTACGTACTGGTGCTATTGCCCGTTTTTCACCGGTCATGGAATCAATTCGAAATTTTATTGAATCGGGAGGATTAGTCGTTGGGATCTGTAATGGATTTCAAATCTTAGTCGAAAGTCAACTCCTGCCAGGTGCCTTGCTTCCCAACCAGAAGGGACACTTCATTTGTCGTCATGTTCACCTGCGAGTTGAAAACACCGATACGCCTTTTACCCGGCTCTTTTACCCGGGAGAAGTCATCTCAATTCCTATCGCTCATCATCAGGGAAATTACTTTATTCCTCATTCTTCTCTATCTAATCTTCAAAAAAACCGTCAAATCATTTTTCGTTATTGTGATATGAACGGACAAATCAATCATGGAACCAACCCGAATGGGTCGATTGACTCAATTGCCGGGATAATTTCTTCTTCCCAAAATGTTCTGGGGATGATGCCACATCCCGAAAGGTCATCAGAAGCAGTATTGGGTTCTCATGACGGAAAAAGAATATTTCTCTCGATTATTCAATGGTGGGAGGAAAATCATCATGCAAGACAATGA
- the purL gene encoding phosphoribosylformylglycinamidine synthase subunit PurL encodes MQDNEQIQVARGLGLRDEEYQRILDILRRPPTPTELAMFSVEWSEHCGYPHSRRWFELFPRKGKFPVLVGEDAGGIVYQGQAVVFKMESHNHPSQVEPRQGAATGIGGIIRDIFGSGARPIACLDSLHFGPLDNARSHFIFKGVVDGIAFYGNCVGVPTVAGELYFHPSFQGNCLVNVMSIGIASQDRLAKSWAKGEGNLIIYAGNRTGRDGIGGCSILASQEFSGQDEKRPSVQIGDPFTEKCLIEATMEALSTGFLVGIKDMGAAGLTCSSSEMAAAGKSGIKIYLDRIPVREEAMEPWEIMMSESQERMLLCVKRGYEDSVLQIFHKWGLEAVVVGEVVDGDKITIELNGQIVADIPAQELTKPPVYTPPADKPDYLEKVNRYDWNDLPLPHNWNDALLQLMGSPNLCSRHSVFEQYDHMVQINTSILPGTGTVILRVKNLPWGIAVTTDCNPVFCYLDPYRGSQIAVAEAARNLAACGAQPAGITDCLNFGNPQKPDRYWQFIEAVKGISDACKFFNLPVVSGNVSFYNESPTGPIHPTPTIGMIGIIEDVQTAVNAAFKENDDLIVLLGETRNEIGGSEYLRVIHQQEFGPVPQIDLPAEKNLQEFLIEAVRQGLVQSSSDLSEGGLACALGEGCVCGQEKKGCLIDIGNLPNIRLDALLFGESCGRALITCKPENIAPLEKLARTNTLPFFVIGKVTGKNITIYNNQQLLISVSIEDLWKAWYRTL; translated from the coding sequence ATGCAAGACAATGAACAAATCCAAGTAGCCCGTGGATTAGGGCTCCGCGACGAAGAATACCAAAGAATACTTGATATACTACGAAGACCACCAACTCCAACGGAACTGGCGATGTTTTCGGTCGAATGGTCAGAACATTGTGGCTACCCGCATTCTCGTCGGTGGTTTGAACTCTTTCCACGGAAAGGAAAATTCCCGGTTTTGGTCGGTGAAGATGCCGGCGGAATTGTCTATCAAGGACAGGCAGTGGTATTTAAAATGGAAAGCCATAATCATCCTTCCCAGGTCGAGCCCCGCCAAGGAGCAGCGACCGGTATTGGGGGAATTATTCGTGATATTTTTGGAAGCGGTGCTCGCCCCATAGCTTGCCTTGATTCTCTCCATTTCGGTCCTTTGGATAACGCCCGTTCTCATTTTATTTTTAAAGGTGTTGTAGACGGAATTGCTTTTTATGGGAATTGCGTCGGTGTCCCAACTGTTGCTGGCGAACTCTATTTTCATCCTTCTTTCCAAGGTAACTGCCTGGTTAACGTGATGAGCATTGGAATAGCTTCTCAAGATCGATTGGCAAAATCTTGGGCTAAAGGGGAAGGAAATCTCATTATCTATGCTGGGAACCGGACCGGCCGGGATGGCATTGGAGGGTGTAGTATTTTAGCGTCCCAGGAATTCAGCGGACAAGACGAGAAACGCCCCAGCGTTCAAATTGGGGATCCCTTTACTGAGAAGTGTCTCATTGAAGCTACTATGGAAGCTCTGTCAACCGGATTCTTGGTCGGAATTAAAGATATGGGCGCTGCTGGATTAACTTGTTCATCCAGTGAAATGGCTGCTGCTGGGAAAAGTGGAATCAAAATATATCTTGATCGTATTCCGGTTCGCGAAGAAGCTATGGAACCCTGGGAAATCATGATGTCTGAGTCTCAAGAACGCATGCTTCTCTGTGTAAAAAGAGGATACGAAGATTCAGTGCTTCAAATTTTTCATAAATGGGGCTTAGAAGCGGTTGTGGTCGGAGAGGTAGTTGACGGGGATAAAATCACCATCGAATTAAATGGTCAAATTGTTGCTGATATTCCCGCTCAAGAATTAACCAAACCTCCGGTTTATACACCTCCTGCTGATAAACCAGATTACCTTGAAAAGGTAAATCGATATGACTGGAACGACCTTCCTCTGCCTCATAATTGGAATGATGCTTTGCTCCAGCTAATGGGCTCTCCTAATCTTTGTTCTCGTCATTCGGTTTTTGAGCAATACGATCACATGGTTCAAATTAATACTTCAATACTGCCTGGAACCGGAACGGTTATCCTTCGGGTCAAAAATCTTCCCTGGGGGATTGCCGTTACCACTGATTGTAATCCAGTATTTTGCTACCTCGATCCTTACCGGGGCTCGCAAATTGCCGTTGCTGAAGCGGCTCGTAACTTGGCTGCTTGTGGAGCTCAACCAGCCGGCATAACCGACTGCTTAAATTTTGGGAATCCGCAGAAGCCCGATCGTTATTGGCAATTTATTGAAGCAGTCAAGGGAATAAGTGACGCTTGTAAATTTTTTAACCTTCCGGTTGTGAGCGGCAACGTTTCCTTTTACAATGAAAGCCCAACCGGTCCTATTCATCCAACCCCAACCATCGGCATGATTGGTATTATCGAAGATGTTCAAACAGCGGTTAATGCCGCTTTTAAAGAGAATGACGATTTGATCGTTTTACTCGGTGAAACCCGAAATGAAATAGGCGGAAGTGAATATTTACGTGTGATTCACCAGCAGGAATTTGGACCGGTTCCACAAATTGATTTACCGGCTGAAAAAAACCTTCAAGAATTTTTAATCGAAGCAGTTCGACAAGGGTTAGTTCAATCATCTTCTGATCTAAGCGAGGGCGGCTTGGCTTGCGCTCTCGGCGAAGGATGTGTTTGTGGTCAGGAGAAGAAAGGATGTTTGATCGATATTGGAAATTTACCCAATATACGTTTGGATGCATTGCTGTTTGGAGAAAGCTGTGGACGCGCTCTGATTACCTGTAAACCTGAAAATATTGCTCCTTTGGAAAAGCTGGCTCGAACAAATACGCTTCCCTTTTTTGTTATCGGGAAAGTGACTGGAAAGAATATAACCATTTATAATAATCAGCAATTACTGATTTCAGTTTCTATAGAAGATTTGTGGAAAGCCTGGTATCGAACTTTGTAG
- the purF gene encoding amidophosphoribosyltransferase, whose protein sequence is MTGEKCGIFAAYGVKNAAELIFHGLYSLQHRGQESAGMVISDQHGVREHKGMGLVSEVFQGDILKKLTGSIGLGHVRYSTTGSSSLRNIQPFIGDCRFGNVSIAHNGNLANTNTLWKKLGYQGAVLQSTMDTEMILHLIAQSSFDGFEDAVKEALWEIRGAFSLGIMTEKKIIAVRDPWGFRPLALGKIDGGYLISSESCAFDIIGAQFIREIEPGEMLIIDENGPRSLFYAHSHRKAFCIFELIYFARPDSIIFGESVYSARKKMGCVLAEREEHDADMVIPVPDSGIYAALGFSERSKIPFELGMIRNPYVGRTFIRPGRENRNLAVKLKLNPMKSLLKGKKIIILEDSIVRGNTSRERIKTLKNAGVKEVHMRVTSPPHCHPCYYGIDFPTREELIACRMNQEEIRQFLGLDSLRYIDIDGLKKSVSKPGENFCFACFNGDYPVIPDKGLGKFILEENSSDQ, encoded by the coding sequence ATGACCGGAGAGAAATGCGGAATATTTGCCGCTTATGGAGTAAAAAATGCTGCTGAATTAATATTTCATGGATTATACTCCCTTCAGCACCGGGGTCAAGAAAGTGCTGGTATGGTTATCTCCGACCAACATGGTGTTAGAGAACACAAAGGAATGGGGTTGGTTTCAGAAGTTTTTCAAGGAGATATACTAAAAAAGCTAACCGGTTCTATTGGACTCGGGCACGTTCGTTATTCCACCACAGGATCATCATCCTTAAGAAACATCCAGCCTTTTATTGGAGATTGTCGTTTTGGCAATGTCTCTATCGCTCACAACGGAAACCTTGCCAATACCAACACACTTTGGAAAAAATTAGGTTACCAGGGAGCAGTTCTCCAATCAACTATGGATACTGAAATGATTCTCCACCTGATTGCCCAAAGTTCTTTCGATGGATTTGAAGATGCAGTCAAAGAAGCATTATGGGAAATCCGAGGAGCTTTTTCCCTGGGAATAATGACCGAGAAAAAGATTATTGCCGTCCGTGATCCCTGGGGTTTTCGGCCTTTAGCTTTGGGTAAGATAGACGGAGGTTACTTGATTAGTTCGGAAAGTTGTGCTTTTGATATCATCGGGGCTCAATTCATTCGAGAAATCGAACCCGGCGAGATGCTGATAATCGATGAAAACGGTCCGCGATCTCTTTTTTATGCCCATTCCCATCGAAAAGCTTTTTGTATTTTTGAACTCATTTACTTTGCTCGACCAGATAGCATCATTTTTGGTGAAAGTGTCTATTCAGCTCGGAAAAAAATGGGATGTGTCCTTGCCGAGAGAGAAGAACATGATGCCGATATGGTTATCCCGGTTCCCGATTCAGGTATCTATGCAGCATTGGGGTTTTCGGAAAGATCAAAAATCCCTTTTGAACTGGGAATGATTCGAAACCCTTATGTCGGAAGGACTTTTATCCGTCCGGGGCGAGAAAACCGTAATCTTGCAGTGAAGCTGAAACTCAATCCCATGAAGAGCCTTTTAAAAGGAAAAAAGATAATTATTCTGGAAGATTCTATTGTGAGAGGGAATACCTCGAGAGAGAGGATCAAAACGCTCAAGAACGCCGGAGTGAAGGAAGTTCACATGCGGGTTACTTCACCTCCTCACTGTCATCCCTGTTACTACGGAATTGATTTTCCAACCCGAGAAGAGCTCATTGCCTGCCGCATGAACCAGGAAGAAATAAGGCAATTCCTTGGTTTGGATAGCCTCCGTTATATTGACATCGATGGTCTCAAAAAGAGCGTATCCAAACCAGGTGAAAACTTTTGTTTTGCCTGCTTCAACGGTGACTATCCAGTAATACCCGATAAGGGTTTAGGAAAATTTATCTTAGAAGAAAATTCCTCAGATCAATAA
- a CDS encoding flavodoxin family protein, with protein sequence MSKAIIIYYTRSGTTRKMAETISEELQKRKITVNLMTSDQVEINNLVNYDLIIIGTPTYYGTMAAEIKKLLDNSIRLHGRLDGKLGGAFSSSANAAGGNETAILSVLSALLIHGMLVKGMAEGSHYGPVAIKSFDDRAEKECRSYANQLADFLNA encoded by the coding sequence ATGTCAAAAGCAATCATCATTTACTATACCCGTTCTGGAACAACCAGAAAAATGGCAGAAACCATATCCGAGGAACTCCAGAAAAGGAAAATTACCGTCAATTTAATGACTTCAGATCAAGTAGAGATTAATAACCTAGTCAATTATGACCTGATCATCATTGGGACGCCAACTTACTATGGAACCATGGCAGCAGAAATTAAAAAGCTTTTAGATAACAGCATCCGCTTACATGGCCGATTGGATGGCAAGTTGGGTGGTGCCTTTTCTTCTTCGGCGAATGCTGCCGGAGGAAATGAAACCGCAATTCTCTCTGTTCTCTCGGCTCTCCTCATTCATGGAATGCTGGTCAAAGGGATGGCGGAAGGAAGCCACTACGGACCAGTTGCTATTAAATCTTTTGATGACCGGGCAGAAAAAGAATGCCGTTCCTACGCCAATCAGCTGGCGGATTTTTTAAATGCTTAA